From one Catenuloplanes nepalensis genomic stretch:
- a CDS encoding ATP-binding protein gives MAFTAADLPRLRSLVTEVAGSGGLGPEAVTDWVSAVNELLINAIRHGGGTGRLRLWAGPPVACEVSDRGCGFDAVRYERRTERPALSASGGLGLWLARQLTHDMRIRSGRDGTTVRVVAHDRAHPSRQRTDAG, from the coding sequence GTGGCGTTCACCGCGGCGGACTTACCGCGCCTGCGTTCTCTGGTCACCGAGGTCGCCGGCTCTGGCGGCCTGGGCCCCGAGGCGGTGACCGACTGGGTATCGGCGGTCAACGAACTGTTGATCAACGCGATCCGGCACGGCGGTGGCACCGGGCGGCTTCGTCTCTGGGCCGGGCCACCTGTGGCCTGCGAGGTCAGTGACCGTGGATGCGGCTTCGATGCGGTCCGCTACGAGCGTCGCACGGAGCGCCCGGCGTTGTCCGCGTCCGGCGGCCTGGGACTGTGGCTGGCACGGCAGCTCACGCACGACATGCGGATCCGCAGCGGCCGGGACGGCACGACCGTCCGCGTCGTCGCCCACGATCGGGCGCATCCGAGCCGTCAGCGCACCGACGCAGGGTAG
- a CDS encoding SpoIIE family protein phosphatase, whose product MGADSGGFPARLHEALWIKAPLGVAVLDAQRRYRWLNEIMADFNGVSVEAHLGRTVAQVLPDIADDVLPMLEHVIRTGTPVRDVEVDTGPTAGQPGRPRRWRVSYVPLDNDDLAVFAVDVTERAEAQQARSLQLYRTERFAVLAAAIAAAVSIDDIADAVHELAGTALSATSCGLALRDGEGLLTFAGHAAAGRDGRWTPMNSRDDVPLAAVLAGGRALYLPDPAAMLDRWPHLAGLQQLTGDRSWAALPLSDATGTAIGVLTVAFPAPRTFAAEDRQYLESVAILTSQGLQRALAHHREHSIADTLQRALLPERLPAVPGLQAASRYHAASNTADVGGDFYDLFPTGPDTVTAAIGDVCQKGLTAAAQVAQARHSLRALAATADGPATALRHLNDVLRPDMPLGRFLTCTCVRVTLTPPMSLTVACGGHPAPLLILPDRTVQPIDAPGTLLGAFADITLREQTVPFPPGAALLLYTDGIIEAQSPAGQYGEQRLIDHLRQAPDLHAEALADHVLSGVTAFTTQLRDDIALLVLHATTDGPHTVR is encoded by the coding sequence GTGGGGGCGGACAGCGGCGGATTTCCGGCGCGACTGCACGAGGCGCTGTGGATCAAGGCGCCGCTGGGCGTCGCGGTCCTCGACGCCCAGCGGCGCTACCGCTGGCTGAACGAGATCATGGCCGACTTCAACGGCGTCTCCGTGGAAGCACACCTCGGCCGTACGGTCGCGCAGGTCCTGCCGGACATCGCCGATGACGTGCTACCGATGCTGGAACACGTGATCCGGACGGGGACGCCGGTCCGGGACGTGGAGGTGGACACCGGGCCGACGGCGGGGCAGCCGGGTCGGCCGCGTCGCTGGCGGGTCTCCTACGTGCCGCTGGACAACGACGACCTGGCGGTGTTCGCCGTCGACGTCACCGAGCGCGCGGAAGCCCAGCAGGCCCGGAGCCTGCAGCTGTACCGCACCGAACGGTTCGCGGTCCTGGCCGCCGCGATCGCCGCGGCCGTGTCGATCGACGACATCGCCGACGCCGTCCACGAACTCGCCGGGACCGCGCTGTCCGCGACCAGCTGCGGCCTGGCCCTGCGCGACGGCGAAGGACTGCTGACCTTCGCCGGGCATGCCGCCGCCGGCCGCGACGGCCGGTGGACACCCATGAACAGCCGCGACGACGTGCCCCTCGCCGCGGTCCTGGCCGGCGGCCGCGCGCTGTACCTACCCGATCCGGCCGCCATGCTCGACCGGTGGCCTCACCTGGCCGGTCTGCAACAGCTGACCGGCGACCGGTCCTGGGCCGCGCTGCCGCTGTCGGACGCCACCGGGACCGCGATCGGCGTGCTCACCGTCGCCTTCCCCGCCCCGCGCACGTTCGCCGCCGAAGACCGCCAGTACCTGGAATCGGTCGCGATCCTCACCTCGCAGGGACTGCAACGCGCCCTCGCGCACCATCGCGAACACTCGATCGCCGACACCCTCCAGCGCGCGCTGCTGCCCGAGCGGCTGCCTGCCGTGCCGGGCCTGCAGGCCGCCAGCCGCTACCACGCCGCGAGCAACACCGCCGACGTCGGCGGCGACTTCTACGACCTGTTCCCCACCGGCCCGGACACCGTGACCGCCGCGATCGGCGATGTCTGCCAGAAAGGCCTCACCGCCGCCGCGCAGGTCGCCCAGGCCCGGCACAGCCTCCGCGCCCTCGCCGCCACGGCCGACGGCCCCGCCACGGCCCTGCGGCACCTCAACGACGTCCTGCGGCCGGACATGCCCCTCGGCCGGTTCCTCACCTGCACATGCGTACGGGTCACCCTGACACCGCCGATGTCGCTCACCGTCGCCTGCGGCGGGCATCCCGCACCGCTGCTCATCCTGCCGGACCGCACCGTCCAGCCCATCGACGCGCCCGGCACGCTGCTCGGCGCCTTCGCCGACATCACGCTCCGCGAACAGACCGTGCCGTTCCCGCCCGGCGCGGCGCTGCTGCTCTACACCGACGGCATCATCGAAGCCCAGAGCCCCGCCGGCCAGTACGGCGAGCAGCGGCTCATCGACCACCTTCGGCAGGCACCCGACCTGCACGCCGAAGCCCTCGCCGACCACGTCCTGTCCGGCGTCACCGCCTTCACCACCCAGCTACGCGACGACATCGCCCTGCTCGTCCTGCACGCCACCACGGACGGCCCGCACACCGTGCGATGA
- a CDS encoding STAS domain-containing protein, with translation MGVRAGAKFVEWRVAGRRHMQQPAWQLTVDRAGGTSVVTLRGEFDMACDQQVRQALLDELRTAGPGGLVLDMSAVSFADSSALATLVAVRHAAAEHGRSFILRRPSPLVVRLLQLTGMTDFLAAR, from the coding sequence ATGGGCGTACGTGCCGGCGCGAAGTTCGTCGAGTGGCGGGTGGCCGGGAGGCGGCACATGCAGCAGCCGGCATGGCAGCTCACGGTCGACCGCGCCGGCGGCACCAGCGTGGTGACCCTGCGCGGGGAGTTCGACATGGCCTGCGACCAGCAGGTCCGACAGGCGCTGCTGGACGAGCTGCGCACCGCCGGCCCCGGCGGTCTGGTACTGGACATGTCCGCGGTCAGTTTCGCCGACTCCTCCGCCCTGGCCACGCTCGTCGCGGTCCGTCACGCCGCGGCCGAGCACGGCCGGTCGTTCATCCTCCGCCGCCCCAGTCCGCTCGTCGTGCGCCTGTTGCAGCTGACCGGCATGACGGACTTCCTCGCCGCGCGATGA
- a CDS encoding ATP-binding protein gives MDLLRVRFAHSDDCAVLRHRARQALGPWQAPDLVADSLLVITELVENVIQHTTDGGELVLRRNGDALRIEVTDSSRRLPHVLGPDPRRLGGRGLLLVAAMTHAWGCHPVSDGKVVWADIAIPR, from the coding sequence ATGGACCTGCTTCGAGTGCGGTTCGCCCACAGCGACGACTGCGCGGTCCTGCGTCACCGCGCCCGGCAGGCGCTCGGCCCGTGGCAGGCACCGGACCTCGTCGCCGACTCCCTGCTGGTGATCACCGAACTGGTGGAGAACGTCATCCAGCACACCACCGACGGCGGCGAACTCGTCCTGCGCCGTAACGGCGACGCTCTGCGTATCGAGGTCACCGACTCCAGCCGGCGCCTCCCGCACGTGCTCGGACCCGACCCGCGCCGGCTCGGCGGCCGCGGACTGCTGCTGGTCGCCGCCATGACGCACGCCTGGGGATGTCATCCCGTCAGCGACGGCAAAGTGGTCTGGGCCGACATCGCGATCCCGCGCTGA